The following are encoded in a window of Saccharothrix longispora genomic DNA:
- a CDS encoding molybdopterin cofactor-binding domain-containing protein → MSLTPAGLTSSVSGGIGSSPQRPDGNLKVRGEFAYASDLWHEDMIWGATLRSPHPYARIVSVDLTEALKVPGVHAVLTHRDVTGLNRYGLEHKDQPVLAEDVVRYQGEPVALVGADHPETATRAMKRVRVEYEVLTPVVDMETAADDTPLHPGGNLVRHVPIRHGDQDATAEVVVTGRYEVGMQDQAFLGPESGLAVPAEDGGVDLYVATQWLHVDQAQVAAALGLPLEKVRLTLSGVGGAFGGREDLSMQVHACLLALHTGKPTKMVYNREESFYGHVHRHPAVLHYEHGADRTGRLVYVRARIFLDGGAYASSTGAVVANAATLGIGPYDVPNATVDCWGVYTNNPPCGAMRGFGAVQAGFAYESQMDKLAHALGMDPVDVRIANAMAEGSVMPTGQVVDSAAPVARLLELVRDKPMPPVPAEVDLRDMPGGVSNTTHGEGVVRGVGYAVGIKNICFSEGYDDYSTARVRVQVINGEAVALAHTAAAEVGQGLVTIVQQIVRTELGVQRVTILPMDTSIGNGGSTSASRQTYVTGGAVKAACAAVRAELAKLTGGRDPADLGPADLADLLGDGVVDETVEWRHRATEPLDPVTGQGNAHVQYGFAAHRAVVDVDTELGLVKVVELGCAQDVGKALNPQAVIGQIQGGSAQGLGLAVMEEIQTAGGVVRNPSFTDYLIPTVLDMPPMTIDVLELADPNAPYGVRGVGEPPTISATPAIVAAIRDATGRALTRVPVRPEHITGT, encoded by the coding sequence ATGAGCCTGACCCCCGCTGGACTGACCTCTTCGGTGTCGGGTGGGATCGGCTCCAGCCCGCAGCGACCCGACGGCAACCTCAAGGTGCGCGGCGAGTTCGCCTACGCCTCGGACCTGTGGCACGAGGACATGATCTGGGGCGCGACCCTGCGCAGCCCGCACCCGTACGCGCGGATCGTGTCGGTGGACCTCACCGAGGCGCTGAAGGTGCCCGGTGTGCACGCCGTGCTCACGCACCGGGACGTCACCGGGCTCAACCGCTACGGCCTGGAGCACAAGGACCAGCCGGTGCTCGCCGAGGACGTCGTGCGCTACCAGGGCGAGCCCGTCGCCCTGGTCGGCGCCGACCACCCCGAGACGGCCACACGCGCCATGAAGCGCGTCAGGGTCGAGTACGAGGTGCTCACCCCGGTCGTGGACATGGAGACCGCGGCCGACGACACGCCGCTGCACCCCGGCGGCAACCTCGTGCGGCACGTGCCGATCCGACACGGCGACCAGGACGCCACCGCCGAGGTGGTCGTCACCGGCCGGTACGAGGTCGGCATGCAGGACCAGGCGTTCCTCGGACCCGAGTCGGGGCTCGCGGTGCCCGCCGAGGACGGTGGCGTCGACCTCTACGTCGCCACGCAGTGGCTGCACGTCGACCAGGCGCAGGTGGCGGCGGCGCTCGGGCTGCCGCTGGAGAAGGTGCGGCTGACGCTCTCCGGGGTCGGCGGCGCGTTCGGCGGGCGCGAGGACCTGTCGATGCAGGTGCACGCCTGCCTGCTCGCGCTGCACACCGGCAAGCCCACGAAGATGGTCTACAACCGCGAGGAATCCTTCTACGGGCACGTGCACCGCCACCCCGCGGTGCTGCACTACGAGCACGGCGCGGACCGCACGGGCAGGCTCGTCTACGTCAGGGCGCGGATCTTCCTCGACGGCGGCGCGTACGCCTCCAGCACGGGCGCCGTGGTGGCGAACGCGGCCACGCTCGGCATCGGCCCCTACGACGTGCCCAACGCGACCGTCGACTGCTGGGGCGTCTACACCAACAACCCGCCGTGCGGCGCGATGCGCGGGTTCGGCGCCGTGCAGGCCGGTTTCGCCTACGAGTCCCAGATGGACAAGCTGGCGCACGCGCTGGGCATGGACCCGGTGGACGTGCGGATCGCCAACGCCATGGCGGAGGGCTCGGTCATGCCGACCGGCCAGGTCGTCGACTCCGCCGCGCCCGTCGCGCGGTTGCTGGAACTGGTCCGCGACAAGCCCATGCCGCCGGTCCCGGCCGAGGTGGACCTGAGGGACATGCCCGGTGGCGTCTCCAACACCACCCACGGCGAGGGCGTCGTGCGCGGGGTCGGCTACGCGGTCGGCATCAAGAACATCTGCTTCTCCGAGGGCTACGACGACTACTCCACCGCCCGCGTGCGGGTGCAGGTCATCAACGGCGAGGCGGTCGCGCTGGCGCACACCGCCGCGGCGGAGGTCGGGCAGGGCCTCGTGACGATCGTGCAGCAGATCGTGCGCACCGAGCTGGGCGTGCAGCGGGTGACGATCCTGCCGATGGACACCTCCATCGGCAACGGCGGCTCCACCTCGGCCTCCCGGCAGACCTACGTCACCGGCGGGGCGGTCAAGGCGGCGTGCGCGGCGGTACGGGCGGAGCTGGCGAAGCTCACGGGTGGCCGGGACCCCGCCGACCTCGGCCCCGCCGACCTCGCCGACCTGCTCGGTGACGGGGTCGTCGACGAGACCGTCGAGTGGCGGCACCGGGCCACCGAGCCGCTCGACCCGGTGACCGGGCAGGGCAACGCCCACGTGCAGTACGGTTTCGCCGCGCACCGCGCCGTGGTCGACGTGGACACCGAACTGGGCCTGGTGAAGGTCGTGGAGCTGGGCTGCGCGCAGGACGTCGGCAAGGCGCTCAACCCCCAGGCGGTGATCGGCCAGATCCAGGGCGGGTCGGCGCAGGGGCTGGGCCTCGCGGTGATGGAGGAGATCCAGACCGCGGGCGGGGTGGTGCGCAATCCCTCCTTCACCGACTACCTGATCCCGACCGTGCTGGACATGCCGCCGATGACCATCGACGTGCTGGAGCTGGCCGACCCGAACGCGCCCTACGGCGTGCGGGGCGTGGGCGAGCCGCCTACGATCTCCGCCACCCCGGCCATCGTCGCGGCCATCCGCGACGCCACCGGCCGCGCGCTGACCCGCGTACCGGTGCGGCCGGAGCACATCACCGGCACCTGA
- a CDS encoding nucleoside deaminase: protein MTTSLSPDHAWLRESVDLATRNVAEGGGPFGAVVVRDGVVVATGTNQVTTTLDPTAHAEVVAIRAACRALGDFRLTGCALVSSCEPCPLCLSAALWARVDRVLYAADRDDAAAAGFDDREFHELFGRPRETWSMPVERISTGEDSAPFTAWLARPDRVDY from the coding sequence ATGACCACCTCCCTCTCCCCCGACCACGCCTGGCTGCGCGAGTCGGTCGACCTGGCGACGCGCAACGTCGCCGAGGGCGGCGGCCCGTTCGGCGCGGTGGTCGTGCGCGACGGGGTCGTCGTCGCCACCGGCACCAACCAGGTCACCACGACGCTCGACCCGACGGCGCACGCCGAGGTGGTGGCGATCCGCGCGGCCTGCCGGGCGCTGGGGGACTTCCGGCTCACCGGTTGCGCGCTGGTCTCCTCCTGCGAGCCGTGCCCGCTGTGCCTCTCGGCGGCGCTGTGGGCGCGGGTGGACCGGGTCCTGTACGCCGCCGACCGGGACGACGCCGCCGCGGCCGGGTTCGACGACCGCGAGTTCCACGAGCTGTTCGGGAGGCCGCGCGAGACGTGGAGCATGCCGGTCGAACGGATCTCGACCGGTGAGGACAGCGCGCCGTTCACGGCGTGGCTGGCCCGGCCGGACCGGGTCGACTACTGA
- a CDS encoding response regulator transcription factor, translated as MIRVVIVDDHPVVRDGLRGMLASAGDLEVVGEAADGAEAVAVVRAVSPDVVLMDLRMPGVDGVTAIGRLRGFPTRVLVLTTYDTDSDVLPAIKAGATGYLLKDTPRDELFRAVRSAARGEAVLSPSVATRLVGQVRRPAAEPLSDREVEVLGLIARGCTNREAAARLFISEATVKTHLVHVYAKLGVKDRAAAVAVAYDRGLLGT; from the coding sequence GTGATCCGCGTGGTGATCGTGGACGACCACCCGGTGGTGCGCGACGGCCTGCGCGGCATGCTCGCCTCCGCCGGGGACCTGGAGGTCGTGGGCGAGGCGGCCGACGGCGCCGAGGCGGTGGCCGTGGTGCGCGCGGTGTCCCCGGACGTGGTGCTCATGGACCTGCGGATGCCCGGCGTCGACGGCGTCACCGCCATCGGGCGGCTGCGCGGCTTCCCGACCCGCGTGCTGGTGCTGACCACCTACGACACCGACAGCGACGTCCTGCCCGCGATCAAGGCGGGCGCCACCGGCTACCTGCTCAAGGACACGCCGCGCGACGAGCTGTTCCGCGCCGTGCGCTCGGCGGCCCGGGGGGAGGCGGTGCTGTCGCCCTCGGTGGCCACGCGCCTGGTGGGCCAGGTCCGCCGGCCCGCGGCCGAGCCGTTGAGCGACCGCGAGGTGGAGGTGCTGGGCCTCATCGCCCGCGGCTGCACGAACCGCGAGGCGGCGGCGAGGCTGTTCATCAGCGAGGCGACCGTGAAGACGCACCTGGTGCACGTCTACGCCAAGCTGGGCGTGAAGGACCGCGCCGCCGCGGTCGCCGTCGCCTACGACCGAGGGCTCCTGGGGACGTGA
- a CDS encoding sensor histidine kinase: MTDRLDVWERRLHVAGQAIPYFVLVLSTASYLVVAAEPWPVRWTNLGIAVAAVLWMLWWVELHPRWHDRTGPMVVFFLGVLVFYGVLGLRHPMFGFYSFAGYIYATGFLPGRWKLAGVTATAVLAATSMHGGLPVPEPAAIGLYAVMVLIVVAVACTFTLFGHYTHEQSLRRKEMVAEMAAMIEENAGLHAQLLIQAREAGVLDERQRLAREIHDTLAQGFTGIITQLQVDEDPPRHVETALRLARENLAEARRSVHALRPPALEDSNLPDALSEVAAGWTDQTGVPASVATTGAARPLHPEVEVALLRAAQEALSNVAKHAAASRVGLTLSYMEDVVTLDVRDDGAGFDPGTATDGFGLVGMRQRVSRLAGALVVESEPGGGTAVSASVPAIPAEVAR; the protein is encoded by the coding sequence ATGACGGACAGGCTGGACGTCTGGGAGCGCCGGTTGCACGTGGCGGGACAGGCGATCCCGTACTTCGTGCTGGTCCTGTCCACCGCCTCGTACCTGGTGGTCGCCGCGGAGCCGTGGCCGGTCCGGTGGACCAACCTCGGCATCGCGGTCGCCGCGGTGCTGTGGATGCTCTGGTGGGTGGAGCTGCACCCGCGGTGGCACGACCGGACCGGGCCGATGGTCGTGTTCTTCCTCGGTGTCCTGGTGTTCTACGGGGTCCTCGGGCTGCGGCACCCCATGTTCGGGTTCTACTCGTTCGCCGGGTACATCTACGCGACCGGGTTCCTGCCGGGGCGCTGGAAGCTCGCCGGGGTGACGGCCACCGCGGTCCTCGCCGCCACCTCGATGCACGGCGGCCTGCCCGTGCCCGAACCGGCGGCGATCGGCCTGTACGCGGTCATGGTGCTCATCGTCGTGGCGGTGGCGTGCACGTTCACCCTGTTCGGCCACTACACCCACGAGCAGTCGTTGCGCCGCAAGGAGATGGTGGCGGAGATGGCCGCGATGATCGAGGAGAACGCGGGCCTGCACGCCCAGCTGCTCATCCAGGCCCGCGAGGCGGGCGTGCTGGACGAGCGCCAGCGGTTGGCGCGGGAGATCCACGACACCCTCGCCCAGGGGTTCACCGGCATCATCACCCAGCTCCAGGTCGACGAGGACCCGCCGCGCCACGTCGAGACGGCCCTGCGGCTGGCCCGGGAGAACCTGGCCGAGGCACGCCGTTCGGTGCACGCCCTGAGGCCGCCGGCGCTGGAGGACTCGAACCTGCCGGACGCGCTGTCCGAGGTCGCCGCCGGGTGGACCGACCAGACGGGCGTGCCCGCGTCGGTCGCCACCACCGGCGCGGCGCGGCCCCTGCACCCCGAGGTGGAGGTGGCACTGCTGCGGGCCGCGCAGGAGGCGCTGTCCAACGTGGCCAAGCACGCGGCGGCGTCCCGCGTCGGTCTGACCCTGTCGTACATGGAGGACGTGGTGACGCTGGACGTGCGCGACGACGGCGCGGGGTTCGACCCGGGCACGGCGACCGACGGGTTCGGCCTGGTCGGGATGCGCCAGCGGGTGTCGCGCCTGGCGGGCGCCCTGGTGGTGGAGTCCGAGCCGGGCGGCGGCACGGCCGTGTCCGCGTCGGTGCCCGCGATCCCGGCGGAGGTGGCGCGGTGA
- a CDS encoding ABC transporter permease, translating into MLKIVRIEWKLFLREPVMVAFAIAFPTVLLLVLGAIPALRTPDPEFGDLRFIDHYVGTLVVISFAFLGLNKLPQTVATYREKGVLRRFSTTPVHPAKLLVAQVVVNVAAGAVSVVLLMAVCKLVFGIDLPRHPLGFLVTCLLGMLSLSALGLLVAAWAPNARAAGGWATVVFMLIMFFGGAYLPRMLLPDLLNTIGDHLPPGVGALQASWLGAAPDPVHLGVLTLVTLVAGTVAAKSFRWE; encoded by the coding sequence ATGCTGAAGATCGTCAGGATCGAGTGGAAGCTGTTCCTGCGGGAGCCGGTCATGGTGGCGTTCGCCATCGCGTTCCCGACCGTCCTGCTGCTGGTGCTCGGCGCGATCCCCGCCCTGCGCACCCCCGACCCCGAGTTCGGCGACCTGCGGTTCATCGACCACTACGTGGGCACGCTGGTCGTGATCTCGTTCGCGTTCCTGGGGCTGAACAAGTTGCCCCAGACCGTCGCCACCTATCGGGAGAAGGGCGTGCTGCGCCGGTTCTCCACCACCCCGGTGCACCCGGCGAAGCTGCTCGTCGCCCAGGTCGTGGTCAACGTGGCCGCGGGCGCGGTCTCCGTCGTGCTGCTCATGGCCGTGTGCAAGCTCGTGTTCGGCATCGACCTGCCCCGCCACCCCCTGGGGTTCCTGGTGACCTGCCTGCTCGGCATGCTGTCGCTGTCCGCGCTGGGGCTGCTGGTGGCGGCGTGGGCGCCGAACGCGCGCGCCGCCGGCGGCTGGGCGACCGTGGTGTTCATGCTGATCATGTTCTTCGGCGGGGCCTACCTGCCGAGGATGCTGCTGCCGGACCTCCTCAACACCATCGGCGACCACCTGCCGCCCGGCGTCGGCGCCCTCCAGGCGTCGTGGCTCGGCGCCGCGCCCGACCCGGTCCACCTGGGCGTCCTCACCCTGGTCACGCTGGTGGCGGGTACCGTCGCGGCGAAATCGTTCCGCTGGGAGTAG
- a CDS encoding ABC transporter ATP-binding protein, giving the protein MAIIEVVDLVKRYDRKVAVDGVSFTVDEGEIFGILGPNGAGKTTTVECVEGLRSPDGGTIRVDGLDPRRDRAELRSRLGVQLQQSELPDHIRVGEALDLYASFHRDPADWRELLDRLGLGDRAKTPYRKLSGGQKQRVSIALALIGKPRIAVLDELTTGLDPQARRDTWALVEQVRDSGVTVVLVTHFMEEAERLCDRLALIDAGKLVAVDSPAGLVSRLDGEQRVRFRPTAPLDLALLADLPEVESAERHGPQVVVTGKGNLLHAVTSCLARNHVVAADLRIEQAGLDDAFIHLTGRALTE; this is encoded by the coding sequence ATGGCGATCATCGAAGTGGTCGACCTCGTGAAGAGGTACGACCGGAAGGTCGCGGTGGACGGGGTCTCGTTCACCGTCGACGAGGGGGAGATCTTCGGCATCCTCGGTCCCAACGGGGCCGGGAAGACCACGACCGTCGAGTGCGTCGAGGGGTTGCGCTCGCCGGACGGCGGCACCATCCGGGTGGACGGGCTCGACCCGCGCCGCGACCGCGCCGAGCTGCGCTCCCGGTTGGGCGTGCAGCTCCAGCAGAGCGAACTGCCCGACCACATCCGGGTCGGCGAGGCGCTCGACCTGTACGCGTCGTTCCACCGGGACCCGGCCGACTGGCGCGAACTGCTCGACCGGCTCGGCCTCGGCGACCGCGCGAAGACCCCGTACCGCAAGCTGTCCGGCGGCCAGAAGCAGCGCGTGTCCATCGCGCTCGCACTCATCGGCAAGCCCCGGATCGCCGTGCTCGACGAGCTGACCACCGGCCTGGACCCGCAAGCGCGCCGCGACACGTGGGCGCTGGTCGAGCAGGTCCGCGACTCCGGCGTCACGGTCGTGCTGGTCACCCACTTCATGGAGGAGGCCGAGCGGCTGTGCGACCGGCTCGCCCTGATCGACGCCGGCAAGCTGGTCGCCGTCGACAGCCCGGCGGGCCTCGTCTCCCGGCTGGACGGCGAGCAGCGGGTCCGGTTCCGGCCGACCGCGCCGCTCGACCTCGCCCTGCTGGCGGACCTCCCGGAGGTCGAATCCGCCGAGCGGCACGGGCCGCAGGTCGTCGTGACCGGCAAGGGCAACCTGCTGCACGCCGTCACGTCCTGCCTCGCCCGCAACCACGTGGTCGCCGCCGACCTGCGCATCGAGCAGGCCGGCCTGGACGACGCCTTCATCCACCTCACCGGCCGCGCGCTCACGGAGTGA
- a CDS encoding RNA-binding S4 domain-containing protein, with the protein MANRIDSWLWAVRLTKTRPDAAAACRGGHVRINDKPAKPSTVVVPGDEVRARVGDVVKVVEVVRVIQKRVGAADAATCFIDRTPPPPPLEAVPVARRERGAGRPTKRERRVLDKFRTGQP; encoded by the coding sequence ATGGCCAACCGGATCGACAGCTGGTTGTGGGCCGTGCGGCTGACCAAGACCAGGCCCGACGCCGCGGCGGCGTGCCGCGGGGGCCACGTGCGCATCAACGACAAACCGGCCAAGCCCTCGACCGTCGTCGTCCCCGGTGACGAGGTGCGCGCCCGCGTGGGCGACGTGGTCAAGGTCGTCGAGGTGGTCCGCGTGATCCAGAAGAGGGTGGGCGCGGCCGACGCCGCCACCTGCTTCATCGACCGCACCCCGCCGCCGCCCCCGCTGGAGGCGGTGCCCGTGGCCCGGCGCGAACGCGGCGCGGGCCGCCCCACCAAGCGCGAGCGCCGCGTGCTCGACAAGTTCCGCACCGGGCAGCCCTGA
- a CDS encoding TetR/AcrR family transcriptional regulator translates to MPRISADTLAQHRANRLRALLDAGRDIVAEEGADALTLASLARRVGLSRPSLYEYFRSREELVAAIVSDELPDWARRLADAVRAVEGVPAKVEAYLRTELEIIADGSHGAVVALSAHALPEAARTRIRAEHEKLLAPLVDVLAEARVPEPGLRALLVHGAVEAAARTLRPGDAGHNETVVAALVAQVLHGVVR, encoded by the coding sequence GTGCCCCGGATCAGCGCCGACACCCTCGCGCAGCACCGTGCGAACCGGCTGCGCGCCCTGCTCGACGCGGGCCGCGACATCGTCGCCGAGGAGGGCGCCGACGCGCTGACCCTCGCGTCCCTGGCCCGGCGCGTCGGGCTGTCGCGCCCGAGCCTGTACGAGTACTTCCGGTCACGCGAGGAGTTGGTCGCCGCGATCGTGTCCGACGAGCTCCCGGACTGGGCGCGCAGGCTCGCCGACGCGGTCCGGGCGGTGGAGGGCGTGCCCGCGAAGGTCGAGGCGTACCTGCGCACCGAGTTGGAGATCATCGCCGACGGCAGCCACGGCGCCGTCGTCGCGCTGTCCGCCCACGCCCTGCCCGAAGCCGCCCGCACCCGGATCCGCGCCGAGCACGAGAAGCTGCTCGCCCCACTGGTGGACGTGCTGGCCGAGGCCCGCGTGCCAGAGCCGGGCCTGCGCGCGCTGCTCGTCCACGGCGCCGTCGAGGCCGCCGCGCGCACCCTGCGCCCCGGCGACGCCGGGCACAACGAGACCGTGGTCGCGGCCCTGGTCGCCCAGGTCCTGCACGGGGTGGTCCGCTGA
- a CDS encoding antibiotic biosynthesis monooxygenase family protein yields MFVATNRLFVPADRAEEFETRFRDSMRTHLPGVPGLRRSTLLRPTRPDQPYVSVNEFDTEDDFRAWVASDSFREAHRRDPGIARHVTGNAVETFHRSEDLLLTGS; encoded by the coding sequence GTGTTCGTCGCGACCAACCGCCTGTTCGTGCCCGCAGACCGCGCCGAGGAGTTCGAGACCCGCTTCCGGGACAGCATGCGCACCCACCTGCCCGGCGTCCCGGGCCTGCGCCGGAGCACGCTGCTGCGCCCCACGCGCCCGGATCAGCCGTACGTGTCGGTGAACGAGTTCGACACCGAGGACGACTTCCGCGCGTGGGTCGCCTCCGACTCGTTCAGGGAGGCGCACCGGCGCGATCCCGGCATCGCCCGCCACGTGACGGGCAACGCGGTGGAGACCTTCCACCGCTCGGAGGACCTGCTGCTCACGGGATCGTGA
- a CDS encoding DUF305 domain-containing protein, whose translation MRVVFVALLLAVLAGCTSQPGDEAPILAPKGPGEQAETVSPDEVGTDRWVAPSEADVTYVAKMIVHHRQALDMAVLAPERAQHETVKGLASRIHDTQGPEIGAMEQWRRQYAESAPAHGHSGSLPEVDHASMPGMATDAQMAALEAATGAEFDRLFLQLMIAHHEGALRMAVDLLSNGSDVRVEEMANDVVASQSDEIARMRAITIP comes from the coding sequence ATGCGAGTCGTGTTCGTCGCGCTGCTGCTGGCGGTCCTGGCGGGTTGCACGTCGCAGCCGGGGGACGAGGCGCCGATCCTCGCGCCGAAGGGCCCCGGCGAGCAGGCGGAGACCGTCTCGCCGGACGAGGTGGGCACCGACCGCTGGGTCGCGCCCAGCGAGGCGGACGTGACCTACGTGGCGAAGATGATCGTGCACCACCGGCAGGCGCTGGACATGGCGGTGCTCGCGCCGGAGCGCGCGCAGCACGAGACCGTCAAGGGCCTGGCCTCGCGCATCCACGACACCCAGGGCCCCGAGATCGGCGCGATGGAGCAGTGGCGGCGCCAGTACGCCGAGAGCGCGCCCGCGCACGGCCACAGCGGCTCGTTGCCCGAGGTGGACCACGCCTCGATGCCCGGCATGGCCACCGACGCGCAGATGGCGGCGTTGGAGGCCGCCACCGGCGCCGAGTTCGACCGCCTCTTCCTCCAGTTGATGATCGCCCACCACGAGGGCGCCCTGCGGATGGCCGTCGACCTGCTGTCGAACGGGTCCGACGTGCGGGTCGAGGAGATGGCCAACGACGTGGTCGCCTCGCAGAGCGACGAGATCGCCCGGATGAGGGCGATCACGATCCCGTGA
- a CDS encoding LVIVD repeat-containing protein, translated as MAPQAIAAPDDADLAGLSETQLSSQEQPATGIPGVDEIRNSRNVKHLANLPKPAPFTSSSTWSDLAFQGNYAFNGNYDGFVVYDVRNPRAPKVVSSVLCPGSQNDISVKDNLLFLSTDSSRSDDSCASTPLPATNKDAWEGIKIFDISDKKNPKYIKSVETKCGSHTHTLVPDKRGKDVYVYVSSYSPNAAFPDCQPPHDLISIVKVPLKDPTSASLLSETVLFPDGGNIGRPGTVPTGYVTATSGCHDITVYPSKDLAAGACMGDGVLWDISDRTKPREISRVQDDVNFAFWHSATFNNAGTKVIFTDELGGGGAATCNETIGKTRGADGIYDITGRGDGRKLEFRSYYKISRTQADTENCVAHNGSLIPVQGRDIMVQSWYQGGISIWDFTDSRNPKEIGWFERGPLPNGSGGGTWSAYYYNGYIYSSDMAKGLDVLDIRDPRTVTGKLVRVDELNVQSQGSYRDLFPRR; from the coding sequence ATGGCCCCTCAGGCGATCGCGGCTCCGGACGACGCCGACCTGGCCGGCCTGTCCGAGACCCAACTGTCCAGCCAGGAGCAGCCGGCCACCGGCATCCCGGGCGTGGACGAGATCCGCAACTCGCGCAACGTCAAGCACCTGGCGAACCTGCCCAAGCCGGCGCCGTTCACCTCGTCGTCGACCTGGTCCGACCTGGCCTTCCAGGGCAACTACGCGTTCAACGGCAACTACGACGGCTTCGTGGTCTACGACGTGCGCAACCCGCGCGCCCCGAAGGTCGTCAGCTCCGTGCTGTGCCCGGGCTCGCAGAACGACATCTCGGTCAAGGACAACCTGCTGTTCCTGTCGACCGACTCGTCGCGCAGCGACGACTCGTGCGCCAGCACCCCGCTCCCCGCGACCAACAAGGACGCGTGGGAGGGCATCAAGATCTTCGACATCAGCGACAAGAAGAACCCGAAGTACATCAAGTCGGTCGAGACCAAGTGCGGCTCGCACACGCACACCCTGGTCCCGGACAAGCGCGGCAAGGACGTCTACGTCTACGTCTCGTCGTACAGCCCGAACGCGGCGTTCCCGGACTGCCAGCCCCCGCACGACCTGATCTCCATCGTCAAGGTCCCGCTGAAGGACCCGACCTCGGCGTCGCTGCTGTCCGAGACCGTCCTGTTCCCGGACGGCGGCAACATCGGCCGACCGGGCACCGTCCCGACCGGCTACGTGACGGCCACCTCCGGCTGCCACGACATCACCGTGTACCCGTCGAAGGACCTCGCGGCCGGCGCGTGCATGGGTGACGGCGTGCTGTGGGACATCTCCGACCGGACGAAGCCCCGCGAGATCAGCCGCGTGCAGGACGACGTGAACTTCGCGTTCTGGCACTCGGCCACCTTCAACAACGCCGGCACCAAGGTGATCTTCACCGACGAGCTCGGCGGCGGCGGCGCGGCGACGTGCAACGAGACCATCGGCAAGACCCGCGGCGCGGACGGCATCTACGACATCACCGGGCGCGGGGACGGCCGCAAGCTGGAGTTCCGCTCGTACTACAAGATCTCCCGCACCCAGGCCGACACCGAGAACTGCGTGGCCCACAACGGCTCGCTGATCCCGGTGCAGGGTCGGGACATCATGGTGCAGTCCTGGTACCAGGGCGGCATCTCGATCTGGGACTTCACCGACTCCCGCAACCCCAAGGAGATCGGCTGGTTCGAGCGCGGCCCGCTGCCCAACGGCTCCGGCGGCGGCACGTGGTCGGCGTACTACTACAACGGCTACATCTACTCGTCCGACATGGCCAAGGGCTTGGACGTGCTGGACATCCGCGACCCGCGGACCGTCACCGGCAAGCTCGTGCGCGTGGACGAGCTGAACGTGCAGTCGCAGGGCTCCTACCGGGACCTGTTCCCGCGTCGGTGA
- a CDS encoding ABC transporter ATP-binding protein — translation MGYLRLDGLRKSFGGQTALAGLDLELAEGELVSLLGPSGCGKTTALRIVAGFETADAGRVTVAGEDVTGVPANKRDMGMVFQAYSLFPNMTAAENIAFGLRLRRAPDRGARVGELLELVGLAHLGKRYPHQMSGGQQQRVALARALAIRPRVLLLDEPLSALDAKVRVGLRDEVRRIQTESGTTTLFVTHDQEEALAVSDRVGVMSHGRLEQLDTPARVYREPASAFVAEFVGVTNAVFGTAEPGGVRLGAFRLATDAADGLHGDVKVIVRPEDIAITRHGGGDDGAPTGDVLVGDVLAQSFLGPVTRLSVRLGGGGQVVRVDQPSGRAADFPPGTAVALDLDAGRLMVVEA, via the coding sequence ATGGGTTACCTGCGACTCGACGGGCTGCGCAAGTCGTTCGGCGGCCAGACGGCGCTCGCCGGGCTCGACCTGGAGCTGGCCGAGGGCGAGCTGGTCAGCCTGCTCGGGCCCAGCGGCTGCGGCAAGACCACCGCGCTGCGGATCGTCGCCGGGTTCGAGACCGCCGACGCGGGCCGCGTCACCGTGGCCGGCGAGGACGTCACCGGCGTGCCCGCCAACAAGCGGGACATGGGCATGGTGTTCCAGGCCTACAGCCTGTTCCCGAACATGACCGCGGCGGAGAACATCGCGTTCGGCCTGCGGCTGCGCAGGGCGCCCGACCGCGGCGCCCGGGTCGGCGAGCTGCTGGAGCTGGTCGGCTTGGCGCACCTGGGCAAGCGCTACCCGCACCAGATGTCCGGCGGCCAGCAGCAGCGGGTGGCCCTGGCGCGGGCGCTGGCGATCCGGCCGCGCGTGCTGCTGCTCGACGAACCGCTGTCCGCCTTGGACGCCAAGGTGCGGGTGGGACTGCGCGACGAGGTCCGGCGCATCCAGACCGAGTCGGGCACGACGACGCTGTTCGTCACGCACGACCAGGAGGAGGCGCTGGCCGTCTCCGACCGGGTGGGCGTGATGTCGCACGGCCGGCTGGAGCAGTTGGACACCCCGGCCCGCGTGTACCGGGAGCCCGCGTCGGCGTTCGTGGCGGAGTTCGTCGGCGTCACGAACGCGGTGTTCGGCACCGCCGAGCCGGGCGGGGTGCGGCTGGGCGCGTTCCGGTTGGCCACCGACGCGGCCGACGGGCTGCACGGCGACGTGAAGGTGATCGTCCGGCCGGAGGACATCGCGATCACCCGGCACGGCGGTGGGGACGACGGCGCCCCGACGGGGGACGTGCTGGTGGGCGACGTGCTGGCGCAGAGCTTCCTGGGGCCCGTGACCAGGCTGTCGGTGCGGCTCGGCGGTGGCGGCCAGGTGGTGCGCGTCGACCAGCCCTCCGGCCGCGCGGCCGACTTCCCGCCCGGCACGGCCGTCGCGCTCGACCTCGACGCCGGGAGGCTGATGGTGGTCGAGGCGTGA